Proteins from a single region of Hordeum vulgare subsp. vulgare chromosome 6H, MorexV3_pseudomolecules_assembly, whole genome shotgun sequence:
- the LOC123405047 gene encoding uncharacterized protein DKFZp434B061-like translates to MLRPQPTRIEVRSSERDEIEEHIRSKAAAAAESSALSTPPTSNPIANPLLRILHPHADAAPTKTHPQPHSHGGRGKASPPRRGRASPPLRLPRAPPPSHRRPAQRLLRRPGPTPLWESQVVVLRGANRGTVSSCVFWAGRSRASRYDAGVPPSREGRGGAWKRDDPEAPPRQTGMTGVPKLNPKFSTKRAGTSKVPIVNFEVSHHRAGKMLML, encoded by the exons ATGTTGCGGCCCCAGCCCACCCGCATCGAGGTCCGCAGCTCCGAACGCGACGAGATCGAGGAGCACATCCGCTccaaagccgccgccgccgccgaatcCTCGGCCCTCTCGACCCCGCCGACGTCCAACCCCATCGCCAACCCGCTCCTCCGCATCCTCCACCCGCACGCCGACGCCGCGCCCACCAAG ACCCATCCCCAACCCCATTCCCATGGAGGTCGAGGTAAAGCTTCGCCTCCCCGACGCGGCCGCGCATCGCCGCCTCTCCGCCTACCTCGCGCCCCGCCTCCTTCGCACCGACGCCCAGCGCAACGCCTTCTTCGACGCCCCGGCCCGACCCCTCTGTGGGAATCGCAGGTTGTTGTTCTGCGCGGGGCTAATCGGGGGACTGTTTCATCGTGCGTGTTTTGGGCAGGGAGGAGCAGGGCCTCGAGGTACGATGCGGGAGTGCCTCCGAGCAGGGAAG GGAGGGGTGGGGCCTGGAAGCGCGATGATCCGGAGGCTCCACCTCGACAAACAG GGATGACTGGAGTTCCAAAGCTTAATCCCAAATTCTCCACCAAAAGAGCAG GGACAAGTAAGGTTCCAATTGTTAATTTCGAGGTTTCTCATCACAGAGCAGGTAAAATGTTGATGTTATGA